TGGGAAATCAGGAAATGAATATCCTAATGTAGTCAAGCAGCTAACCTAGAGGGGCAATAAGCAAAAAGGCAAACAATAACACTAGAAAGGTGAAAGTGGTAAAAGGTTACatttctctcatttttatttctgACAATACCATTTCTGATGTAGTTTTGCTGAAAGATCATTAACCCGAAGCATTAATTCTGTTCTTTTCATAGGTGGTGTCCAACTTATTCAGCACCTTCAGCATTCAGTCGACTTTAAAATTGCATCATAAAATGAGAGTATCGTGTGCTCAGTTTCTGAACTTGAATGGTACAGAAATCAATAGAAAAGAATTTCAGAGGACACAATGCTGATGTACTTCATGCTGGACCTAACCggcgagatgagaaagatttctATTTCTAATTCTAAAAGGTTTCTAATATTTTGCCTTCCAACTATGTAACAGCTAATTTCAGCAATTTCAAATGCAATAAGGCTTCACAATAGAAATCCAATAACCCAGCAGCATCAGGATTTTCATGACGAACAGATGCTTCATGACTGCTGATCCTTATCTTAGTAATACTCAAAAACATTTTTGACTTAATTTAAATTGTTACACAATAATATAATAATTTTTCCAAGAAACCCAGTGCCTTTAAAGAGTGTGGGAAACAGAACACACTGAGTTAGTCAGAGAGCTGGAAGGCACTGAAACAGACCAttctgcccaccatgtccatgttgaTAAAGTTGGCATATagggttagtcccatttgcctgcattcaggCCATAGCCTTATTCCAGCAAGGACTACCCGCATAGTGAAAATGGTGTCCTcgtccccctcccccaaggtCCTTTATAAATTGCTCCATTTGCCATCTTCCCACCTTCCCATCTGATCTAGATCCTGGTGCAAACTTACATATTCTTCCTCACCATCTACTGCACCATCATttctggtgttgtctgcaaatttacaacaatgttaactacattgttAGTGTATATAACAAAACAGCATGGGACCCAGCACAAACCCCACAAAGGTCAAAGGCCTCTAATCAGAAAACACCCCGTCACATCTACCCTTTGACTTCTTCCTCCAAGCTAACTTggcatccagttagctagcttatcttggatcccatgcgatctaaccttccagacaagCCTACCACGCAGCATCTTGTTAAAGGCCTTgataagtccatatagacaacatccactgccctgcaCTCATCAGTACCCTTGCTGCCCTCTTTAGATTTGTAATATTGTCCACACACAAACCCATGCCAACTATCTCTAAAATCCAGGCCTATCCAAAAGCTGGTAGATCCTGTCTGAAGAAGCTCCAACAAGTTTCCTTCCACTGACAGTGTAGTTCCTTGGTTTGTTCTTGCTATCCTTGTTAAATAACGGTACAACATAGGCTACATTCCAGTTATCAGGAACTTGATATGTGGCTAATTGTGCAAATATATCTGCAATGGCTTTCTGGGTATTCTGGACCTATATACCCAGAAGGTCAAAGGATATACTTGGTCAAACCTCAGTGGTTTATTCACCTTAAATCGCTTTAAAACTGCCAATACCTCCTTTGATAATTCATATAATCCAAGACACCACAAATCCTATGCCTCAATTCCTGGGCTTGCATGTTCTTCTCCATAAAAACAGTTGAGAAATTTTCATTTAATATCTCCCCTATCTTATAATAGTTCTACACAAAGACAACCCAGCCACTTTTACTCCTAATATACCTGCAGAATCTTTTGGGACTTTCCTTTACCTTGCCTCCCAGATCCAATTCATATCCTCATTTTGCCAGCCCCATTGCTTTCTTAAGTGTACTCCAATACCACTTACACTCTCAGAGAAATTAGCTTGATCCTGGTTGTCTAAAAAGTGCCTCTTtttttgaccagagcctcaatggcTCTCGTCAATCAGGGCACCCTAAACTTGCTAGTTTTGCCCTTCACCCAAATGGGAACATGCTGCTCTGTAATCTTGCAATCTCATTTTTGAAAGAGTCCCACATGCCATCCATCGCCTTACCTGCAAACAGGCTTTCCCAATCAACCTCTGCAAGTTCCCACTTAATATCTCCAAAAAATGTCCTTACCCCAATTTAGGACGTTAATTTGGAGGCCAGCCTTATCCTTCTCCATAACTACTTTAAAACTAGAGAATTATGGTCACTAGTCCCAAAGTGCTCGTTCACAGACACCAATCACTTGCCCTACAGTTTCCTTAGAGGTGATCCAGTGTTGCACCCTCTCTGGTAGCACCTTTATATACTGTTTAAGGAGGCTTTTTCCAACACCTTTACACTTTGAGTGATACAGCCAATTGTTTAAAGGgagttaaaaaaaagggaatGTGTCAAACAGAACACAGTGAACCAAATAAAAAATTGGACACcaaattattggagttttacagTTTTATGAATAAACTCAAATTATCAATAAGATAGATTTCCCCAGGATGCCAGAAGGCGGTAGTGGGCATTAAACAAAGAGTGGCATGAAGAAGAAACTGGAGCAGAAATTTGCCACGCTTTGCATATTCTTGTGCATCACCATGTTTTATAAGTAGCAGTggagctccactgcgatttctcctcaaggtatgtctacttttatAAGTAGCAAACTAGTTCAAGTACTAAAAACTATTTCTTCATGGTCACTGAAACAGCTACATCTACAAATCAAATGGTATATATCCTTCTGGTAGTTTCCCTAGAGTAACACAACATATGATTAACAAATTCAAATCCTACTTATATCAGATGACTGCTTAAAACACAAGGAAACTGCTCATACAACCAGAAAGACCGCTCACCTTTCCACAAGCTCTGCAATGATGACGTCTCTTTGTGAATGTAAACTTAATTTCACATTTCATGCAGTTTGGTGCTTGGGAATCCGGTACCCATACTGGAGCAACATCACCCAAACTTGTAAATGGCTTTTTAAGCTGTCCTGCAAACTGCCCAATTTGCAGGTCATTATTTGGACTTTCAGTTTCCAAAACATAATCCGAGTTGATATCTTTGGAACCACCAGTATAGCACACTCCAGAGTCATCAACATCACCGCTGCAATCCGGAACTGAATTACAACCATTCAAAGCACACAAGCAGGAATCTTCAGTCAGCTCTGCTTTATCAATAAAacctatatttttattttttgtgttttgtgcaagattAGTTGAGCCTAAGTCATTCAATAATTGGTTGGACAAAGGTTTTGGGATTTGTAGTTTCAAATTCAAAGGTTGCTTGGGTCTGGCACCGCCAAATGGAATACTAGGAGATTGTGCATTATTTAGAGCTATTTTTTCTGCATCAtcctgtgcaccagtcactgtagCAGATGGATTAGGAGTGTTAAAATAGTTGTCTCTCAATTGATCTGTAATATCTGTAGAAATACTTAATCTGGTTAAATCATTCACCACTCCAGATTCCACTGCATTGCCTTCTTGGTGTTGAATGAAAAAAAATTCTGATTTGCTCTCCTCTCGTTCCTTCTCTTCAGTTACTGAATCTTCCTTTAAAGGCAAAGATTTAGAAACACAGGCCACTGTTGAATTACGAATTGACAGAGTGTCTAATACATCACACGAATGGCAAGATGATGATGCCATTTTTTTCATGTCAGCACACAAGGGGTTCAACCTTTGCAACCAATCCTCACTAGACACAGATTCTGTTGTTGTTTTTGTTAGATCTAAAACAATCTCACCATTATTTCCTTCCAATGCTTCATTATCAACTTGCTTCATGGGTTGGGTTAACTGATCAATTGTTGCATCAATCCTAGTTGGTGACATTTTGCTTGAATGGCAAGACAGATCAGTGGTATATCCCTGCATGAACAAAATGTCACTAGTTTTTTGGCAAACAGTCATTTCATCATTTAGTTTCATTGTACTGTTACCATTTTCAAAATAGTGCTCATCATTTTCATAATTGCCAttatttgaggaagtacattGTACTGTAATCAGATTTGGCTGTTTATTGACATAGGGCCCAATCCGTTGAGTGTGCGCTCTCTCAGAGTCCATTTTCAGCGCAGTCAAATTATCCATATCACCCAATATCAGTGTATTAGCTAAATCATCTAAATCCTCTCCACCTTTTACAACAAAATTTTCAACCTGCACTGATTCATCTTCAAGTTCAGTAACTGTATCATGTGTGTCAGTTTTTCGAGAAAATGAATCACTTAATTCGTTtatatcagcagcaccatccaaTTTAGATAATTCACTCTGTTCACAAATAACTGATAAATCCTCAACACTCCAAGACTCTTTTGAAGTTGGTGATAGATTTTCCAAATCGGTAGGGTTTGTTAAACTAGCAGATGAAGATTTCTCAGATAGCTCATCTGTACCGGGTGCATTCAATTGTTCAATACTTTTCATTATAGTAGTCTTCTCGTTTTTGCCATTCATGGCAGACGATAATGGTTCACTTTGCAGATTTGAGTTTTCTACCAAAAAACTGTTAGCATTCAAAGTATTTTGACTATTTGCATTATCGTCTTCGATAAGATCAGCACACTGTTCTAACTGACTGTCAGAATTCTGAACAATTATCCTAAATATACTTGAAGAATTCATATCTTCTGAAAGAGTCAATTCCTTTTCACAAGCAGGCTTCACAGACGATTTAAAATTTGGCCAATGATCACAATTGCCTTTACCAGTCACCAGAGGTTCTTCATCATTAATCCAATGTACATCAAGTCCAAGGTTTTCTGTGGCATAATTTCCATTAAGACAGTGATCCGCTCTCCCCAAGACTGAAATCTCCGATTTGGGTGAAGAACAACATTTTAGTTTTGCTTGCACGTCACTGGAAAATGCTCCCACATTCACATTAGACAAGGCTGGATTTAAAGAAAGCAGGTGAGAAGGTGGATCCAAAATCTGACTCCATTTTGCCTCAAATACCGTTGGGGACTCAGTCTCATCTGGAAGTAGAAAAAAAAATTGGATATTACTACTTAAAGTACATGCtcattttattcatttatttttgttaaatgcATAAAACATTCCGTTGAATGTGCTCTCTTGGTTATTGTGGTGAGGGGAACAAGGCAGCTGGGAGGTGGGTAGGATAGAATTTGAAGTGTCCAAACAAGGCACAGCTCAAAGTACTCGCTGAGTGGAATTTAACTTGTGTTTATTTATGTCAATGAccctaaaacaaaacaaatttatgTAAACTTAATCCCTGATTAATGATTTATTTGAAATAACACAAATGTTGATGCTCCTTTCAAAGAGCATCAACTAGGACTTTTtattaaaaacaaattttaatAATGATCAATTGTCCCCGAAGAACAATCTTTAAAGTATTTCTTCACTActgcaaaaaaaattaacacGTACAATGATGTCCAGTCAAATTTCGTTCTCCATGTCACagtataaaaatatttttaacaacTGGAAAATGTGAAACCAAAATATTATCGAAACACAACTGACACACAGAAACTACAATAACATTacaaatcaattaattaatatttTATAACATTAAAGCAAAAATAACTGCCATTTTGTCTGCTGCAGCTCTATATATTTTTGAAAAACAGCATTTATTCTCTGGTCATACCTATAACCATTCAAGAAGTTACAAAACTTTAGCCACATCCCCAGATTCCACTTCTACCACATTTAGCAAGACACACCCTACTACCCTAAATTTCTGCATTTGGTATTCCTGTGAAACCCTTTCCTTTATTCCTTTTATAATCTAAGTTTAACCCTTGATTGTTAACTCACCAGTGCAAACACTTTTCCCAATAAACTTTATCAAAGCATCTGAATTTGAGCAACTATTAGATCTCCTTGTAACTTTCCCAGTCAAATAAAAAGTGGCCAATTCTTGATTTTACTGGTTTAATTAGTGATTAGGTGAAACAAAGTGCAaatgcttgaaatctgaaataaaacacaaaatgctggaaatacacagatCAGAATTTATGAAAAGATATTAATGATGAGTgttagtttaaaaataaaaatttggAATAAAATCTGAAAAGCCAGAAATGGAGCACACAGATCAATGATCTAATAACTATGTGACCTATAAGATGGAATGTGCAAATCCGACACATGAACATTCACAGGACCCAGACCAGAGTAGTGGTAAAGTAAATCTTTACTAAAAGCAGAAGTAGATCATACAATTTCTTCAGCTTGATAAGATCGTGGGTGATCTTATCCCTTGTCCATGCCCTCAAGAAACCAATGTAAAATAACTCTCAAAGGACTGctgagcaaaaaaaaatcagactgGCCCACATCCTGATGGTAaccaccagcttctgcagtcccaAGATCTGCCACTTACTTTTGCATCACCAAAAAAATTCTACTACTACTTCCACTGCCTCAACCCACAATAAAACTTGCCTCACAATTTGCCTTGCTTTCCAAAGGTAAGATCCCCAGGTGATACAATGTCCATACAAATGTATATTTTCTAATCATCACTACCTTTTATGTCCTCAGAGCAATTCAAAGGACCTTGACCAGTATGGTCAATGCTACAATATAGAAAGACCTTACAAACAATAATGAGGACAAAATAAATTAAGATTACCCACTTTAATTGTGCAGTGAAAGATACAGTTGGATAAGACTTGAGGAGAACTCCCCTGCTCCGTAATATTTTACTATTATGTTAAACTGTATTATCTGGCAAAAGCTGACTACATCTCATTTACATAATTGAACTCCAATGGCAAACAttccatcatttaaaaaatatcaataTCCAACATCTTCCCAAGCAAGAATAGGAAAAGCATCGCCTGTCCCTTTTATATATTTGCCTAAATCATAGACAACGGTTTAAAATCCATATCAAAAAGTAGCTCTCAGTCTTTTCTTAAATGCAAGAATACTTCAATGTTCTGCAGGCATACAGCAACCAATGTGAAGGATGTTGGACGATTAAATAGCTTATCAGAAATCACAGCCATCCACAATAATAGTGGAGCTCACAATTCAAATGCTGAGGGCAAAGCTGAAGCATCTGCTGAAGTATCTTCAGCTACTGTGCCAAGTTGATTATCCATCTTGGTTTTCTCTCTAATTATCTGAATGCTGGACTAGGTCAAGGATATAGGACCACATAATATCCGGTCTATAATGAAGACCTACATTTGAGAACAAATTGTTCTTTTATACAAACTGTACCAGTATAGTTACaacacttctccaactttagatagttcctctgtccctcccttcccctcctccttcccagatctccctctatcttcctgtctctacctatatccttcctttgtcccgcccccctgacatcagtctgaagaagggtctcgaaccgaaacgtcacccattccttctctcccgagatgctgcctgacctgctgagttactccagcattttgtgaataaatcgatttgtaccagcatctgcagttattttcttatattatatatatctatatatatatagttacaaCACTAATTTGAACAGTAAATTTGCAGATCATACCAAAATTGGAAGACTGGCAGACTGTGAAGATGATTGCCTAAAGCAATAATTGCATATTGATCACCTGGGGAAGTGAGCAAtggaatagcagatggaattgAACTCGCATATtgcaaagtgatgcattttggaaagttaaaccagGGTCAGACATACATTGTAAATGACAGGGAAATGTTATagaagagagagtgaggggtACAAGTATTTAGTTCTCTGAGGGTGGCAACCCTGGTATAAAGGTGGTGAAGGCGGCGTATGGCTCACTCGCCATTATCGGATGCGGCACTGAGTACAAGTGTTGGGATGTCATTTTTCAGCTGTGCaaaatattggtgagaccacatctggaatattgggtGCAATTCTGGTCAACACACTATAGGAAGAATATAATCTAAAgaagatgcagaaaagattcaagatagctggaCCAAAAGAGGCTGAGCAGAGATCTTATAGAGTTATAGAAAGGTCATGAGTGGCATAGAGAAGGTGGATGGtcagtcctttttctccagggagaaAGAGCCTAAAACTAAaaagtttaaagtgaaaggggaaatATTTTACTAAGGAAGATGggtgggtatttggaaagagttaccagaggaagtggtataGGTAGGTactattacaatatttaaaatacatttggatagatttcttaattggaaaggtttagaaggatacggattaaatgcaggtaaatgagagTTACTCAGTAAGGAACCTTGGTCTTTCAGGACAAGttgagctgatgggcctgtttccatcctgcatAACTACGATTTAACCAGTAATGTACCAAATTGTTCAGGAACATCCACTCCACAAAAAGCAGTAATCCAACTAGTTATCGCTCTCAGTCTGCTCTCAAAAGAATGAGATGTGCTATCAGAAACCACTCACGAAATAATAAGCTTACTGATGCTCAGATTGCATTTCATTCAAACTGTTTTCATTGTAGGTAGTGTAGTGTTTCAGATGGTGGTGTCGCGAGTGGGATATGGTAATGTAGTGGGTAAGTTACTGGAACAGCAGTCATGCTTCTGAACCATTGATCCAGACATAGGTTCAAATCCCCTGAGGGGAGCTCAggaatttagggtggcacagttggtagaactactgcctcacagtaccgGGTTGTAAATCATCTCAGTACCGGGATGTAAATCATCTCAGATCCACAACACCACTGCAGGGCAGAATCTTTTGTCAAATCAATTTCAGCTTCCTCATCAAGGACCTTTCTTTCATTACTTGGACAGAGGTGTGGCACTTCAGTGATGATTCTGCCACATTCAGTACTACTCAGCTCTTCAAAAGCAGTTGGTGCCTGTATGTATCAAGACCTAGCCAATGCTCAAATCAGGGGCTCGAAAGTAGGAAATTATATATGCACCATTCAAGTGCCATGTAATGACATCTGTACAATACGAGGACACAATTACATAATCGCTTCCATTCAACACTGTTGGTTGCACATAGCCTTATTTCACACGCCTTTTCACCCTTTCTCAATATTCTTTGGATCTCCCACCTTTTCCTCCCCACTGATATATTAGGTTATTTAACAGGTTGGAATTACTTTTGACAGTTGATTCTTAcaaatattttctctctttatAGATGTTTCAGGCACATCattccaaaactgttacaaataCCTCAGACCAGCCTACTACCTCAATATTTACACGTTAAAAAAAGTTTGGTACAAAGGTTGTCGACTGGACAGAGCGACGAGAAAAGCAGGCAACACTGGTCGAGTGGATAAAGCCACCGCTGACAACAAGAAATAGCAGCACAGGAGAGAGCCTCGCTGGTGCATCTTGCGAGTCGGGAGTGAGGTTTACAATGCCATCTGTGGCCGCTTAGGAAATTTcaactctcgtaattttgtccggattacagGGGGCGGACATCAGTTAAGGGGAAAAAAGTGTTCAACCTGTATAGCCATTTGAAAAAAAGCACGGATGTTACTAAAGTGAGCTGTTAATAATCTTTTCAGAAGAATGCATTCATGACTGAATACTAATGAGTGTGTATGAAATAGGTAAAGTGATCTCATTGTCTCCTGTAACAATGAGATCGCTAAATATTTCATTACATCCACGAAGGACTGAGCCTTCAATCTCACACAGCAATGCTGCCTGTAATGAATCTGTGTATATATTGCTATCATGACCCTTTTGAACACCCATGCCACTTGTGCTTTCCTGGAAAGCATCCTAACACAAATTGCGGTAAAATTGTGGAAAATTTGCCACCCGCTTGAAATTTAATTCTATAATCTAATTTATAATGAAGCCTTAGCTACCCTGGCAATGAGAAACAATATTTAGCAAAGCACATATTGCTTTGACATAGTGGAATACAAAAGAAAGCAAGGAGAAACCAGTTTATCAGTTCAGGAAATTACCATAATGAATCATCAGTTCAAATCAAATTTCCCCCTCTCCAAAATGATCATTTCCCCCTCCCGAGATTTTAACCTGCTAAATATTTTCAGCACTGAAGTCTTGTGTTTTGCTAGGCAGAGCACTTGACAAGTCTCAGTTGATCAAGAGATTTAGCTTGGTTGACCGGTCATAGAAGCTCCATCTGATGGCTTTCAATATGGGGAGGAGTGAAGTTGCCTGCTCGAGATCACAGAATGAAAATCAGTAATGTTTTTCATAATGGAGGGAATCTTGAGCTGTCACGGAGCAAAGACATTGAAGGACAGATCCTGATTGCAAACATTAGGTGCCAAACTTTAAAGAATGAATAACTTTTGAAGTACAGCGGTGTATTTCGAAAGAATT
The sequence above is a segment of the Rhinoraja longicauda isolate Sanriku21f chromosome 11, sRhiLon1.1, whole genome shotgun sequence genome. Coding sequences within it:
- the LOC144598398 gene encoding zinc finger FYVE domain-containing protein 9-like isoform X2, with amino-acid sequence MENYFQAEAFNLDKVLDEFEQNEDETESPTVFEAKWSQILDPPSHLLSLNPALSNVNVGAFSSDVQAKLKCCSSPKSEISVLGRADHCLNGNYATENLGLDVHWINDEEPLVTGKGNCDHWPNFKSSVKPACEKELTLSEDMNSSSIFRIIVQNSDSQLEQCADLIEDDNANSQNTLNANSFLVENSNLQSEPLSSAMNGKNEKTTIMKSIEQLNAPGTDELSEKSSSASLTNPTDLENLSPTSKESWSVEDLSVICEQSELSKLDGAADINELSDSFSRKTDTHDTVTELEDESVQVENFVVKGGEDLDDLANTLILGDMDNLTALKMDSERAHTQRIGPYVNKQPNLITVQCTSSNNGNYENDEHYFENGNSTMKLNDEMTVCQKTSDILFMQGYTTDLSCHSSKMSPTRIDATIDQLTQPMKQVDNEALEGNNGEIVLDLTKTTTESVSSEDWLQRLNPLCADMKKMASSSCHSCDVLDTLSIRNSTVACVSKSLPLKEDSVTEEKEREESKSEFFFIQHQEGNAVESGVVNDLTRLSISTDITDQLRDNYFNTPNPSATVTGAQDDAEKIALNNAQSPSIPFGGARPKQPLNLKLQIPKPLSNQLLNDLGSTNLAQNTKNKNIGFIDKAELTEDSCLCALNGCNSVPDCSGDVDDSGVCYTGGSKDINSDYVLETESPNNDLQIGQFAGQLKKPFTSLGDVAPVWVPDSQAPNCMKCEIKFTFTKRRHHCRACGKVFCAACCSLKYKLSYMDMKEARVCVTCHSVLTSSQAWENMFNASASSPNPNNPAEYCSTIPPLQQAQASGALSSPPPTVMVPVGVLKYPGTEVTHPKEQRRVWFADGILPNGEVADAAKLSTGGPSMTGSLTVSHDPGKEVATKPTASENAATSLGSTAQIGSPVGSAINLVPENGLPPILISTGVKGDYAVEEQPSQISLMLQLEEGGPDPLVFVLNANLLVMVKLVNYVNRKCWSFTTKGMHAVGQAEIVILLQCLPDEKCIPKDIFNHYIQLYQDALAVYPCPLFSVRFRKPLFGETGHTIMNLLADFRNYQYKLPVVQGLVVDMEVRKTCINIPSNRYNEMMKAMNKSNEHVLAFGACFNEKADSHLVCVQNDDGNYQTQAISIHNQPRKVTGASFFVFSGALKSSSGYLAKSSIVEDGMMVQISAETMDTLRQAIREMKDFTITCGKTDAEEPQEHVHIHWTEDDKNINKGLISPIDGKSMDEIASVKIFHGSEFKTNGKVIRWTEVFFLQSEEQPSDFSDPADHSKLAENMAKAFCLALCPHLKLLKEDGKSKLGLRVTLDSDQVGYQTGSNGQPLPSQYMNDLDSALVPVIHGGACQLSEGPVVMELIFYILESFS